Sequence from the Erythrolamprus reginae isolate rEryReg1 chromosome 2, rEryReg1.hap1, whole genome shotgun sequence genome:
TGTCAAGGCAGGAGTGGAAAGCGGCATCCAGATTTCTTCACCGTTTTCTACCAGGGACCGACCGTAGCCTCTGGGGTTTTGGGTTCAGAACTTTGTCTCCATAACTCTTTCAGAGGCAccgaatactaaatataaacatatggagtttatgttttattttttaaaatatatataaatggatTGGAATCTCAACGGAGAAAGACCAATGAGAAAATGACACAACCTCGGCAGCAAAGTTGAAACACACAACCCTACCCTTCATAAATAGCATAGGAAATAGTTctgaatattttctaatttagctttcctccttccttttctctattCGCTGATATTACAGTGCAGATTAAATTAGTGGGATGGGGAAAATTTCCCCGTGGCAGCAGTAGCAATTAGCAAACAGGCAGACTCCTTCTtgtgctggggggtgggggggagaggaagagagaaggcttTCAGTGCACTCTCATTCATTGCCATGCCCTTGTCTACAAGCCCCTTATCCAACCCCAGGGTGTTCCTGACCCctgaccccacccccacccccacccagaaAGGGAGTTTTATGGTACTTTTTATAGCACCCTGCTATAGAAGGGCTCTGGGCTGCTCTCAAGTCCAATAAAAGGATGGCTTGCTGGAAAGGTCtatagcaatgatggcgaacttatgacgcgggttccacaggtggcacgcggagtcatatctgctgacatgtgagccgttgccctaactcagctccaacatgcatgtgtgtcccggccagctgatttttggtttgcacagaggctctgtgaggacgtttttggcttccagagatcctctggggggatgggagagggcgtttttaccctccccctgctccagggaagccttcggagcctgggaaggatgaaacacaagcctttTGGgtccaccagatgttgggaaacagtccatttccagtCTGCAGAGGTCCttcagggggtggggaaagctgtttttgcccgctccaggcattgaattatgggtgtgggcactcacacttgTGCAATAGCACTCATGCACATTCTTtcagcacctaaggaaaaaaaaggtttgccatcactgatctatagtcAAAATGTTGAGCATTTATGATGACCCTGGAGTCTTCAGCAAGACCGTCAGGGCTAAAACTAGTTTATAAAGTACGAAAGTGCCATTTGAGAGCAGGGGGTTTATTTTAGAAAGAGTGACTGATGACCGATCATCGATCAGTGCAGGGCTGATGCCCTATTGACGGTGTCTTCTGTCTTCCTTGCAGGATTGCACATCACTCAAGAACGTCGTGCTCAGCCTGGGTGCTAAAATGGGCTTCGACCCAACTGAGGCTCTACCACTCTCTGGGTCACCAAATCttcttgctgctgctgctcctcttcCCAGATGGGCCGGctgcccttcctcttcctcctcttcctcctcccagctTGAAACCAGCCCTGCCTCCGATCGTAAAAAACAAACCTTTCCTAGTTTTTTGGAACGCCCCAACCGCTCGCTGTGCGTCTGCCTATAATGTCTCCCTCCATTTGGACTCCTACGGCATCCTGGTGAACTCCCAGGAAGCCTTTGTGGGTGGGAACATTACCATCTTCTACTATGACCAGCTGGGCTTATATCCGTATTATATGAACACGACAGGGCCGCACACTGCGGTCCACGGGGGCTGCCCTCAGAATGTCAGCTTGAAAGACCACCTGGAGAAGATGAAAAAGGACATCGCCGCGACCATGCCCTCGCGCTCTTTTGCAGGCCTCGCCGTGATCGACTGGGAGAACTGGAGGCCTCAGTGGATCCGGAACTGGGACAAAAAAAACATCTACCGGGAAATGTCCCTCCTCTTGGTCAAGCAAAGGAACCCCCATTTCTCTGATAGCGAAGCTGAGCTGGAGGCTAAATGGGAGTTTGAAACGGCTGCCCAGAAATTTATGACAGACACTCTCCGCTTAGCCCAATCTCTGCGCCCCGATGGCTGGTGGGGCTACTACCTCTTTCCTGACTGTTATAACTATGATTACTTGGATGACTTCGAGGGCTTCACCGGGCACTGCCCCCCGGTGGAAGTGCAACGCAATAATGACCTCTCTTGGCTTTGGGAGCACAGCAGGGCCCTCTACCCGTCCATCTACCTAGAAGAGATCCTGAGAACTTCCGCTCAAGGGAAGAAGTTTGTGAGGGCCAAAGTGGACGAGGCCTTGAGGGTGGCCGAGCTGCCCTCTGTCCAACACTCCCTCCCTGTTTTTGTGTATGCCAGGCCATTCTACACCTACACCCTGAAGGAACTGAGCCAGGTGAGATTCTTTCACTCTTTTTTACCTTTGCTTCCCAAGTTCTGATCCCAGAAGTGTTCTTGGGCGACAAGAAACCTGTGCCTGTTTTTGGGGAACTGTGT
This genomic interval carries:
- the LOC139160599 gene encoding hyaluronidase-1-like isoform X1, with protein sequence MVCFLPTEAHYTVTEMIAHHSRTSCSAWVLKWASTQLRLYHSLGHQIFLLLLLLFPDGPAALPLPPLPPPSLKPALPPIVKNKPFLVFWNAPTARCASAYNVSLHLDSYGILVNSQEAFVGGNITIFYYDQLGLYPYYMNTTGPHTAVHGGCPQNVSLKDHLEKMKKDIAATMPSRSFAGLAVIDWENWRPQWIRNWDKKNIYREMSLLLVKQRNPHFSDSEAELEAKWEFETAAQKFMTDTLRLAQSLRPDGWWGYYLFPDCYNYDYLDDFEGFTGHCPPVEVQRNNDLSWLWEHSRALYPSIYLEEILRTSAQGKKFVRAKVDEALRVAELPSVQHSLPVFVYARPFYTYTLKELSQTDLVYTIGQAAAMGAHGIVLWGDSEFSRNRSNCLKVHKYLKNTLGPYIVNVTRAAELCSRHICNNHGRCVRRRMDSDTYLHLGPKPKEGISILELANRTLSQQQKVKMEKEFACHCYKGWDGKRCIFKGHSVRLWADSWCIYSTVLSLLWIRYL
- the LOC139160599 gene encoding hyaluronidase-1-like isoform X2 — its product is MAAKLFRIAHHSRTSCSAWVLKWASTQLRLYHSLGHQIFLLLLLLFPDGPAALPLPPLPPPSLKPALPPIVKNKPFLVFWNAPTARCASAYNVSLHLDSYGILVNSQEAFVGGNITIFYYDQLGLYPYYMNTTGPHTAVHGGCPQNVSLKDHLEKMKKDIAATMPSRSFAGLAVIDWENWRPQWIRNWDKKNIYREMSLLLVKQRNPHFSDSEAELEAKWEFETAAQKFMTDTLRLAQSLRPDGWWGYYLFPDCYNYDYLDDFEGFTGHCPPVEVQRNNDLSWLWEHSRALYPSIYLEEILRTSAQGKKFVRAKVDEALRVAELPSVQHSLPVFVYARPFYTYTLKELSQTDLVYTIGQAAAMGAHGIVLWGDSEFSRNRSNCLKVHKYLKNTLGPYIVNVTRAAELCSRHICNNHGRCVRRRMDSDTYLHLGPKPKEGISILELANRTLSQQQKVKMEKEFACHCYKGWDGKRCIFKGHSVRLWADSWCIYSTVLSLLWIRYL